In Pseudomonas lalkuanensis, the following are encoded in one genomic region:
- a CDS encoding DUF1853 family protein, whose amino-acid sequence MHAFESLTDLPRQLRHCGVRDLAWALLSPPLLSQPPWRQRHPLSASGWFSHPDLLADWLCALDRQPAVLDQWLAQAPSRRLGLYYERLWQFALDQAPDVELLAANLPIRIAGQTLGELDLLLRDAEGVHHLELAIKLYLGPRHGDGSNASEWLGPGSHDRLDLKLEHLSQHQLPLSSNPESRQVLDRLDAQPASAELWLGGYLFYPWPGNCTAPQGANPGHLRGQWLRQNELDDFLAQTEDGSWQPLPRQSWLAPAVSEAEDRWSTERFQHWREQLEPDSPARLLVRLVPHGDGRWKEAERAFVVSDRWPLAPL is encoded by the coding sequence ATGCACGCCTTCGAATCGCTGACCGACCTTCCCCGACAACTGCGCCATTGCGGCGTGCGCGACCTCGCGTGGGCCCTGCTCTCACCGCCGCTGCTCAGCCAACCGCCCTGGCGCCAGCGCCACCCGCTCAGCGCGAGCGGCTGGTTCAGCCATCCCGACCTCCTCGCCGACTGGCTGTGCGCACTCGACCGGCAACCCGCCGTTCTCGACCAGTGGCTGGCCCAGGCCCCCAGCCGGCGCCTGGGCCTCTACTACGAGCGTCTCTGGCAATTCGCCCTGGACCAGGCCCCCGATGTGGAGCTGCTGGCGGCCAACCTGCCGATCCGCATCGCCGGCCAGACCCTCGGCGAGCTCGACCTGCTGCTGCGTGACGCCGAGGGTGTGCACCACCTGGAGCTGGCGATCAAGCTCTACCTGGGACCGCGCCATGGCGACGGCAGCAACGCCTCCGAGTGGCTCGGGCCAGGCAGCCACGACCGCCTCGACCTCAAGCTCGAGCACCTCAGCCAGCACCAGCTGCCACTGTCGTCCAACCCGGAAAGCCGCCAGGTACTCGACCGGCTGGATGCCCAGCCGGCCAGCGCCGAACTCTGGCTGGGCGGCTACCTCTTCTACCCCTGGCCGGGCAACTGCACGGCGCCACAAGGCGCCAACCCGGGCCACCTGCGCGGGCAATGGCTGCGCCAGAACGAACTGGACGACTTTCTCGCGCAGACAGAAGACGGCAGCTGGCAGCCCCTGCCCCGGCAATCCTGGCTGGCGCCCGCCGTCAGCGAAGCCGAGGACCGCTGGAGCACGGAGCGTTTCCAGCACTGGCGCGAACAGCTGGAGCCGGACAGCCCCGCGCGCCTGCTGGTGCGTCTGGTGCCTCATGGGGATGGACGCTGGAAGGAAGCGGAGCGCGCCTTCGTGGTCAGTGACCGCTGGCCACTGGCGCCGCTGTAG
- a CDS encoding NAD(+) kinase produces the protein MEQFRNIGIIGRLGSSHVLDTIRRLKRFLLDRHLHVILEDTIAEVLPGHGLQTSSRKILGEVCDLVIVVGGDGSMLGAARALARHNVPVLGINRGSLGFLTDIRPDELEVKVAEVLDGRYSVETRFLLEAEVRRHGEAIGQGDALNDVVLHPGKSTRMIEFELHIDGQFVCSQKADGLIIATPTGSTAYALSAGGPIMHPKLDAIVVVPMYPHTLSSRPIVVDSTSELKIVVSPNLQIYPLVSCDGQNHFTCAPGDTITVAKKPQKLRLIHPLDHNYYEVCRTKLGWGSRLGGGD, from the coding sequence ATGGAGCAATTTCGCAATATCGGCATCATCGGTCGCCTGGGTAGTTCCCATGTGCTCGACACCATTCGCCGGCTGAAAAGATTCCTGCTGGACCGCCATCTCCACGTCATTCTCGAAGACACCATCGCCGAAGTGCTGCCGGGCCACGGCCTGCAGACCTCTTCGCGGAAGATCCTCGGCGAGGTGTGCGACCTGGTGATCGTCGTCGGCGGCGATGGCAGCATGCTCGGCGCCGCCCGCGCCCTGGCTCGGCACAACGTGCCGGTACTGGGGATCAACCGTGGCAGCCTGGGTTTCCTCACCGACATTCGTCCCGACGAGCTGGAAGTGAAGGTGGCCGAGGTGCTGGACGGCCGCTACAGCGTCGAGACGCGTTTCCTGCTGGAGGCCGAAGTCCGTCGCCACGGCGAAGCCATTGGCCAGGGCGACGCACTGAACGACGTGGTGCTGCATCCTGGCAAGTCGACGCGGATGATCGAATTCGAACTGCACATTGACGGCCAGTTCGTCTGCAGCCAGAAGGCCGACGGCCTGATCATCGCCACGCCCACCGGCTCCACGGCCTACGCGCTGTCCGCCGGTGGTCCGATCATGCATCCCAAGCTCGACGCCATAGTGGTCGTGCCCATGTATCCGCACACCCTGTCCAGCCGGCCCATAGTGGTGGACAGCACCAGCGAGCTGAAGATCGTGGTTTCGCCCAATCTGCAGATCTACCCCCTGGTCTCGTGCGACGGCCAGAACCACTTCACCTGTGCCCCGGGCGACACCATCACGGTGGCCAAGAAGCCGCAGAAGCTGCGCCTGATCCACCCCCTCGATCACAACTATTACGAGGTCTGCCGGACCAAGCTGGGCTGGGGCAGCCGACTGGGTGGAGGCGACTGA
- a CDS encoding metallophosphoesterase, translating into MSLDPARGYDLIGDVHGCAHTLERLLERLGYRKQGDVWRHPQRMALFLGDIVDRGPRIREALHLVHAMVEAGQALCIMGNHEYNALAWSTPAPPGSGRHFVREHTPRHTRLIKETLEQFEGHPADWRDFLGWFYELPLFLDGGRFRMVHACWDSAMIAALRDMHPDGRINEAFVKAATDSSSFAGRVFDRLLRGTDLPLPGGMTLTGSDGFTRSVFRTKFWAEDPQTYGDVVFQPDALPDQVASQPLSQAHKSRLLSYGPQEPMLFVGHYWRRGRPAPIRGNLACLDYSAVMYGKLVAYRLDQESRLDPDKFVWVEVERPEVPR; encoded by the coding sequence ATGAGCCTCGATCCCGCCCGTGGCTACGACCTGATCGGCGACGTCCACGGTTGCGCCCATACCCTGGAGCGCCTGCTCGAACGCCTGGGGTATCGCAAGCAGGGGGATGTCTGGCGGCACCCGCAGCGGATGGCGCTGTTCCTGGGCGACATCGTCGACCGGGGGCCGCGCATCCGCGAGGCGCTGCACCTGGTGCACGCCATGGTGGAGGCCGGGCAGGCGCTGTGCATCATGGGCAACCACGAGTACAACGCCCTGGCCTGGAGCACGCCGGCGCCACCGGGCAGCGGCCGTCATTTCGTCCGTGAGCACACGCCGCGTCATACCCGGCTGATCAAGGAAACCCTGGAACAGTTCGAAGGCCACCCGGCGGACTGGCGGGATTTCCTCGGCTGGTTCTACGAATTGCCGCTGTTCCTCGATGGTGGCCGTTTCCGCATGGTGCACGCCTGCTGGGACAGCGCGATGATCGCCGCCCTGCGGGACATGCATCCGGACGGGCGGATCAACGAAGCCTTTGTCAAAGCCGCCACCGACTCCTCCAGCTTCGCCGGCCGCGTGTTCGATCGCCTACTGCGCGGTACCGACCTGCCGCTGCCTGGCGGCATGACCCTGACCGGCAGCGACGGTTTCACCCGTTCGGTGTTCCGCACCAAGTTCTGGGCGGAGGACCCGCAAACCTACGGCGACGTGGTGTTCCAGCCCGACGCCCTGCCGGATCAGGTGGCCAGCCAGCCCCTGTCCCAGGCGCACAAGTCGCGCCTGCTCAGTTACGGGCCGCAGGAACCCATGCTGTTCGTCGGCCATTACTGGCGGCGCGGCCGACCGGCGCCAATTCGCGGCAACCTGGCCTGCCTGGACTACAGCGCAGTGATGTACGGCAAGCTGGTGGCCTATCGGCTCGACCAGGAAAGCCGGCTGGACCCGGACAAGTTCGTCTGGGTGGAAGTGGAGCGTCCCGAGGTGCCCCGATGA
- a CDS encoding rhomboid family intramembrane serine protease, translating into MSAVEVLRLPLTVDLSGFIALLQRLDVPYRVSEESGEQVLWVPGDQLAEQVRGLYARFPDGDPHFQLQVEAPKAPVRAGFFAQLMHSRITSLVLLVTLVVAALTNLGDNFSVIRWLSFQDFQIEGDYVYFSPLAESLEAGQWWRLVSPMLIHFGILHLAMNGMWFWELGRRIESRQGGFMLLVLTLGFSLVSDFAQYFSSGATLFGGLSGVLYGLLGHCWVFQRLAPCPAYRLPPGVMAMMLVWLLICLSGLITTLGFGAIANGAHVGGLVAGCATGLLGGALARLCR; encoded by the coding sequence ATGAGTGCGGTGGAAGTATTGCGGTTGCCCCTGACGGTGGACCTTTCCGGCTTCATAGCCCTGCTGCAACGCCTGGACGTGCCATACCGCGTCAGCGAGGAATCCGGTGAACAGGTGCTCTGGGTGCCCGGGGATCAACTGGCGGAGCAGGTGCGCGGACTCTATGCGCGCTTCCCCGACGGCGATCCGCATTTCCAGCTGCAAGTGGAGGCGCCGAAAGCACCCGTGCGTGCCGGATTCTTCGCACAGCTCATGCACAGCCGCATCACCAGCCTGGTATTGCTGGTCACCCTGGTGGTCGCCGCGCTTACCAACCTGGGGGACAACTTCTCGGTCATTCGCTGGCTGAGCTTCCAGGACTTCCAGATCGAGGGCGATTACGTCTACTTCTCGCCGCTGGCCGAGAGCCTGGAAGCGGGGCAGTGGTGGCGCCTGGTTTCGCCGATGCTGATCCACTTCGGCATTCTCCACCTGGCAATGAACGGCATGTGGTTCTGGGAGCTGGGCCGGCGTATCGAATCGCGTCAGGGCGGCTTCATGCTGCTGGTGCTGACCCTGGGCTTCAGCCTGGTATCGGACTTCGCCCAGTACTTCAGCAGCGGCGCGACCCTGTTCGGCGGATTGTCCGGCGTGCTCTACGGCCTGCTTGGCCATTGCTGGGTATTCCAGCGCCTGGCGCCGTGCCCGGCTTACCGGTTGCCACCGGGTGTGATGGCGATGATGCTGGTCTGGCTGCTGATCTGCCTGTCCGGCCTGATCACCACCCTGGGCTTTGGCGCCATTGCCAACGGCGCCCATGTCGGTGGCCTGGTCGCCGGCTGCGCCACCGGGCTGCTTGGCGGTGCATTGGCGCGTCTGTGCCGGTAG
- a CDS encoding YeaC family protein — protein MSSFAHLISNITQDVYESLKLAVEIGKWPDGRKLTQEQKELSLQAVIAWELKNLPEEERTGYMGPQECSSKSEPIPNILFKSNSVH, from the coding sequence ATGTCGTCTTTTGCCCATCTGATCAGCAACATCACCCAGGATGTCTACGAAAGCCTCAAGCTGGCCGTGGAAATCGGCAAGTGGCCGGACGGCCGCAAGCTGACCCAGGAGCAGAAGGAGCTGTCGCTGCAGGCGGTGATCGCCTGGGAGCTGAAGAACCTGCCCGAGGAAGAGCGCACCGGCTACATGGGCCCTCAGGAGTGCAGCTCCAAGTCCGAACCCATCCCCAACATCCTGTTCAAGTCGAATTCGGTTCACTGA
- a CDS encoding DUF2797 domain-containing protein yields the protein MLELGRGALSKMSVRLETPVQYGFRLGEADIAANPLIGKHLRLEFLGAIHCIHCGRKTKKSFSQGYCYPCFTKLAQCDSCIVSPEKCHYDEGTCREPEWGERFCMTDHVVYLANSSGVKVGITRASQVPTRWIDQGASQALPIMRVATRQQSGFVEDLLRSQVADRTNWRAMLKGEAPPLDLQGIRDELFDHCADGIRALQDRFGLQAIQPVSDVQPIEISYPVDAYPTKVVSFDLDKTPVVEGTLRGIKGQYLILDTGVINLRKFTAYQLAISAA from the coding sequence ATGCTGGAACTAGGACGTGGCGCACTCAGCAAGATGTCGGTGCGCCTTGAAACACCCGTGCAATACGGCTTCCGCCTCGGCGAGGCGGATATCGCGGCGAACCCGTTGATCGGCAAGCATCTGCGCCTGGAGTTCCTCGGCGCCATCCATTGCATCCACTGCGGGCGCAAGACCAAGAAGAGCTTCAGCCAGGGTTACTGCTACCCCTGCTTCACCAAGCTGGCGCAGTGCGACAGCTGCATCGTCAGCCCGGAGAAGTGCCACTACGACGAGGGCACTTGCCGCGAGCCGGAGTGGGGCGAGCGCTTCTGCATGACCGACCACGTGGTCTATCTGGCCAACTCATCGGGCGTCAAGGTGGGCATTACCCGCGCCAGCCAGGTGCCGACCCGCTGGATCGACCAGGGAGCCAGCCAGGCCCTGCCGATCATGCGCGTGGCCACCCGCCAGCAGTCCGGCTTCGTCGAAGACCTGCTGCGCAGCCAGGTGGCCGACCGGACCAACTGGCGCGCCATGCTCAAGGGCGAGGCGCCGCCGCTGGACCTCCAGGGCATTCGCGACGAGCTGTTCGACCATTGCGCGGATGGCATCCGCGCGCTCCAGGATCGTTTCGGCCTGCAGGCCATCCAGCCGGTCAGCGACGTCCAGCCCATCGAGATCAGCTATCCGGTCGATGCCTATCCGACCAAGGTCGTCAGCTTCGATCTGGACAAGACGCCGGTGGTGGAGGGTACGCTGCGGGGTATCAAGGGCCAGTACCTGATCCTCGATACCGGCGTGATCAACCTGCGCAAGTTCACGGCCTACCAGTTGGCCATCAGCGCCGCATAG
- the pepN gene encoding aminopeptidase N — protein MRTEQPKVIYLKDYQAPDYLIDETNLTFELYEDHTLVHAQLVMRRNPERGEGLPPLVLDGQQLELLSLSMDDRELGAADYQLEDSHLTLQPQAASFTLDSTVRIHPETNTALEGLYKSGKMFCTQCEAEGFRKITYYLDRPDVMSKFTTTVSAEQHRYPVLLSNGNPVASGAEEGGRHWATWEDPFKKPAYLFALVAGDLWCVEDSFTTMTQREVALRIYVEPENIDKVQHAMDSLKKSMRWDEEVYGREYDLDIFMIVAVNDFNMGAMENKGLNIFNSSCVLAKAETATDAAHQRVEAVVAHEYFHNWSGNRVTCRDWFQLSLKEGFTVFRDAEFSADMNSRTVKRIEDVAFLRTNQFAEDAGPMAHPVRPDSFIEISNFYTLTVYEKGSEVVRMIHTLLGAEGFRKGTDLYFERHDGQAVTCDDFIKAMEDANGVDLAQFKRWYSQSGTPRLQVEDSYDAAAKTYSLTFRQSCPATPGQKDKQPFVIPVELGLLDAAGNDLPLRLAGEAKAQGGNRVLSVTGAEQTFTFVDIAERPLPSLLRGFSAPVKLAFPYDRDQLMFLMQHDSDGFNRWEAGQQLSVQVLQELIGQHQRGEKLVLDPRLITAFRTLLEDESLDQAMVAEMLSLPSEAYLTEISEVADVDAIHAAREFARQSIGEALFQPLLARFKANRALSRDTGYVAEAAHIARRTLQNIALSYLMQSGKSEVLEACLEQFNGCDNMTERLSALAVLVNSGFEQEKADALARFADYFKDDPLVMDQWFSVQAGCGLPGGLERVQALMAHPAFTLKNPNKVRALIGAFANQNLVNFHRADGAGYRFLADHVITLNALNPQIASRQLAPLTRWRKYDASRQQLMKAELERILASGELSSDVFEVVSKSLA, from the coding sequence ATGCGCACCGAGCAACCGAAAGTCATCTACCTCAAGGATTATCAGGCCCCCGACTACCTGATCGACGAGACCAACCTGACCTTCGAGCTGTACGAGGACCACACCCTGGTCCACGCCCAGCTGGTGATGCGCCGCAACCCTGAACGGGGCGAGGGCCTGCCGCCGCTGGTGCTCGACGGCCAGCAGCTGGAACTACTGTCCCTGTCCATGGATGATCGCGAGCTGGGCGCCGCCGATTACCAGCTGGAGGACAGCCACCTGACGCTGCAACCGCAGGCGGCCAGCTTCACCCTCGACAGCACCGTACGCATCCACCCGGAAACCAACACCGCGCTGGAAGGCCTGTACAAGTCCGGCAAGATGTTCTGCACCCAGTGCGAGGCCGAAGGTTTCCGCAAGATCACCTATTACCTCGACCGCCCGGACGTGATGAGCAAGTTCACCACCACCGTCAGCGCGGAACAGCATCGCTACCCGGTACTGCTGTCCAACGGCAACCCGGTGGCCAGCGGGGCGGAGGAGGGCGGTCGGCACTGGGCCACCTGGGAAGACCCCTTCAAGAAACCCGCATACCTGTTCGCCCTGGTGGCAGGCGATCTCTGGTGCGTGGAAGACAGCTTCACCACCATGACCCAGCGTGAAGTGGCCCTGCGCATCTACGTCGAGCCGGAAAACATCGACAAGGTCCAGCACGCCATGGACAGCCTGAAGAAGTCCATGCGCTGGGACGAGGAGGTCTATGGCCGCGAGTACGACCTGGACATCTTCATGATCGTCGCGGTGAACGACTTCAACATGGGCGCCATGGAGAACAAGGGGCTCAACATCTTCAACTCCAGTTGCGTGCTGGCCAAGGCGGAGACCGCAACCGACGCGGCGCACCAGCGCGTCGAGGCGGTTGTTGCACACGAGTACTTCCACAACTGGTCGGGCAACCGCGTGACCTGCCGCGACTGGTTCCAGCTGTCGCTGAAGGAAGGCTTCACCGTGTTCCGAGATGCGGAGTTCTCCGCCGACATGAACTCGCGCACCGTCAAGCGCATCGAGGACGTGGCCTTCCTGCGCACCAACCAGTTCGCCGAAGACGCGGGCCCCATGGCCCACCCGGTGCGCCCGGACTCCTTCATCGAGATTTCCAACTTCTACACCCTGACCGTCTACGAGAAAGGCTCGGAAGTGGTGCGGATGATCCACACCCTGCTGGGCGCCGAGGGCTTCCGCAAGGGCACCGATCTCTACTTCGAGCGCCACGACGGCCAGGCCGTGACCTGCGACGACTTCATCAAGGCCATGGAAGATGCCAACGGCGTCGACCTGGCCCAGTTCAAGCGCTGGTACAGCCAGTCCGGCACCCCGCGCCTGCAGGTGGAAGACAGCTACGACGCGGCGGCCAAGACCTACAGCCTGACCTTCCGCCAGAGCTGCCCGGCCACGCCGGGCCAGAAGGACAAGCAACCCTTCGTCATCCCTGTGGAGCTGGGCCTGCTGGATGCCGCCGGCAACGACCTTCCGCTGCGCCTGGCGGGTGAAGCCAAGGCGCAGGGCGGCAACCGCGTGCTGTCGGTCACCGGGGCCGAGCAGACCTTCACCTTCGTCGATATCGCGGAGCGTCCGCTGCCGTCGCTGCTGCGCGGCTTCTCGGCGCCGGTGAAGCTCGCCTTCCCCTACGACCGCGACCAGCTGATGTTCCTCATGCAGCACGATTCCGACGGCTTCAATCGCTGGGAAGCCGGGCAACAGCTGTCGGTGCAGGTCCTGCAGGAGCTGATCGGCCAGCATCAGCGCGGCGAGAAGCTGGTGCTGGACCCGCGCCTGATCACGGCCTTCCGCACCCTGCTGGAAGACGAATCCCTCGATCAGGCGATGGTGGCCGAGATGCTCTCGCTGCCGAGCGAGGCCTATCTCACCGAGATCAGCGAAGTGGCCGATGTAGACGCCATCCACGCCGCCCGCGAGTTCGCCCGCCAGTCCATTGGCGAGGCCCTGTTCCAGCCGCTGCTGGCCCGTTTTAAGGCCAATCGTGCGCTCTCCCGCGACACCGGCTACGTGGCCGAGGCTGCGCATATCGCCCGCCGCACCCTGCAGAACATCGCCCTGTCCTACCTGATGCAGAGCGGCAAGTCTGAGGTGCTGGAGGCCTGCCTGGAGCAATTCAACGGCTGCGACAACATGACCGAACGCCTCTCGGCCCTGGCCGTGCTGGTGAATTCCGGCTTCGAGCAGGAGAAGGCCGACGCCCTGGCGCGTTTCGCCGACTACTTCAAGGACGATCCGCTGGTGATGGACCAGTGGTTCAGCGTCCAGGCCGGCTGCGGCCTGCCGGGCGGCCTGGAGCGCGTCCAGGCGTTGATGGCGCATCCCGCCTTCACCCTGAAGAACCCGAACAAGGTGCGAGCCCTGATCGGTGCCTTCGCCAACCAGAACCTGGTGAACTTCCACCGGGCCGACGGTGCCGGCTACCGTTTCCTTGCCGACCACGTGATCACGCTGAATGCGCTCAACCCGCAGATCGCTTCCCGCCAGTTGGCGCCGCTCACCCGCTGGCGCAAGTACGACGCCAGCCGCCAGCAGCTGATGAAGGCCGAACTGGAACGCATCCTCGCCTCCGGCGAGCTGTCCAGCGACGTCTTCGAGGTAGTCAGCAAGAGTCTCGCCTGA
- a CDS encoding DUF1302 domain-containing protein, giving the protein MELKSRKPMLRFAPAKAGFAFAGILPLLVAAQAQAVEFSFANDEISGSLDTTVSYGQLWRVQGRDKNNDDINTNDGNRNFDTGLVSEVYKITSDLEATYKNYGMFVRGTAFYDTQIMDKRNDYLDNNNPAQPSQNFPNDDSFTYETRHKAGRDAQILDAYLYGNWDVADMPVTGRIGKQVFNWGEGIFYRGGVNTTNPVDAAKFRLPGSELKEVLVPVEALSFNVGLTENLSMETFYQWNWKESAIDPVGTYYSETDLFADGGNTAYSTQPRLQPLAPLYGGLSAAGVGGLQGGRNIDANGNIKVASIGPDINAKNDGQFGVAFRYIAEELNSTEFGFYFVNYHAKEPTIAANLGDYAGLNLAQIAGAASTALAPQVQQAVAAQAGISVAQLQAVLANPALNPALARAYSNALTTASTTAAGGLATIDVANAVQAQREYAEDIRMYGFSFNTTLGDASVFGELAYRPNLPIGIATTNDLLGDLLLQAPSLASGRTVNIGGQDVQLGDSIHNSERVEAFNTSLGTIYNFGPSLSFDSLIGVAELASEHLRGSDLQYTAFNGQKRYYSGRGNNSYVSGGDRDDQVNKNAYGYTLLVSGTWNDVYAGVNISPYVVYKDDFEGNSYQTGSFIEGRKAYTLGVKATYLNSLEAELQYTEFYGGGQNNSVRDRDNIGVSVKYSF; this is encoded by the coding sequence ATGGAGCTCAAGTCCCGCAAGCCCATGTTGCGTTTCGCACCGGCCAAGGCAGGTTTCGCCTTCGCCGGCATCCTGCCCCTGCTAGTAGCCGCCCAGGCGCAGGCAGTAGAGTTCAGCTTCGCCAACGACGAAATTTCCGGTTCGCTGGATACCACCGTTTCCTACGGCCAGCTGTGGCGCGTACAGGGCCGCGACAAGAACAACGACGACATCAACACCAACGACGGTAACCGCAACTTCGATACCGGCCTGGTCTCCGAGGTCTACAAGATCACTTCCGACCTGGAAGCGACCTACAAGAACTACGGCATGTTCGTTCGTGGCACCGCTTTCTATGACACCCAGATCATGGACAAGCGCAACGACTACCTGGACAACAACAACCCGGCCCAGCCGAGCCAGAACTTCCCGAACGATGACAGCTTCACTTACGAGACCCGTCACAAGGCCGGCCGTGATGCGCAGATCCTCGACGCCTACCTCTACGGCAACTGGGACGTGGCCGACATGCCGGTCACCGGCCGTATCGGCAAGCAGGTGTTCAACTGGGGTGAGGGCATTTTCTACCGCGGTGGCGTGAACACCACCAACCCGGTGGACGCCGCCAAGTTCCGTCTGCCGGGCTCTGAACTGAAGGAAGTGCTGGTGCCGGTGGAAGCCCTGAGCTTCAACGTCGGCCTGACCGAAAACCTGTCGATGGAAACCTTCTACCAGTGGAACTGGAAAGAATCGGCCATCGACCCGGTGGGCACCTACTACTCCGAGACCGACCTGTTCGCTGATGGCGGCAATACGGCCTATTCGACTCAACCGCGCCTGCAGCCCCTCGCACCGCTGTACGGCGGCCTGAGTGCGGCCGGTGTTGGTGGCCTCCAGGGTGGCCGCAACATTGACGCAAACGGCAACATCAAAGTGGCCTCCATCGGCCCGGACATCAATGCCAAGAACGACGGCCAGTTTGGTGTGGCATTCCGCTATATCGCCGAGGAACTGAACTCCACCGAGTTCGGCTTCTACTTCGTCAACTACCACGCCAAGGAACCGACTATCGCGGCCAACCTGGGCGATTACGCGGGCCTGAACCTTGCGCAGATCGCTGGTGCGGCTTCTACCGCGCTCGCACCGCAGGTGCAGCAGGCGGTCGCAGCGCAGGCCGGCATCTCGGTCGCTCAACTGCAGGCGGTACTGGCAAATCCGGCGCTGAACCCGGCTCTGGCGCGTGCCTACTCCAACGCCCTGACCACCGCTTCCACCACTGCCGCTGGCGGTTTGGCGACTATCGACGTAGCCAACGCGGTTCAGGCGCAGCGCGAGTATGCCGAAGACATTCGCATGTACGGCTTCAGCTTCAACACCACCCTGGGCGACGCCTCGGTATTCGGTGAACTGGCCTATCGCCCGAACCTGCCGATCGGCATCGCCACCACCAACGACCTGCTGGGCGACCTGCTGCTCCAGGCTCCGTCCCTGGCGTCCGGCCGCACCGTCAACATCGGCGGCCAGGACGTGCAACTGGGTGACTCGATTCACAACTCCGAGCGCGTAGAAGCCTTCAACACCTCTCTGGGCACCATCTACAACTTCGGTCCGTCGCTGTCCTTCGACTCCCTGATCGGCGTGGCGGAGCTCGCTTCCGAGCACCTGCGTGGCAGCGACCTGCAGTACACCGCGTTCAACGGCCAGAAGCGCTACTACTCCGGCCGTGGCAACAACTCCTATGTGTCCGGCGGCGATCGCGACGACCAGGTCAACAAGAACGCCTATGGCTACACCCTGCTGGTGTCCGGTACCTGGAACGACGTCTACGCCGGCGTGAACATCTCCCCCTACGTCGTCTACAAGGACGACTTCGAGGGCAACTCCTACCAGACCGGCAGCTTCATCGAAGGTCGCAAGGCATACACCCTCGGCGTCAAGGCGACCTACCTGAACAGCCTGGAAGCCGAACTGCAGTACACCGAGTTCTACGGCGGTGGCCAGAACAACTCGGTTCGCGACCGCGACAACATCGGCGTCAGCGTCAAGTACTCGTTCTAA
- a CDS encoding DUF1329 domain-containing protein has product MLKKLSLISAAVALALSASSALASVSAQDAAKLGASLTPFGAEKAGNAAGTIPAWTGGITQAPAGYKSGQHHPDPFPEDKPLFTITKANLDKYKANLTPGQIALFNAYPDSFQMPVYQTRRSGSAPQWVYDNTVKNATTAKLLDGGNGFSDAYGGIPFPIPQNGVEALWNHITRYRGSYIVRRASEVAVQRNGDYSLVTSQQEARFKYYNPQGTYADLNNILFYYLSFTKSPARLAGGATLVHETLDQVKEPRQAWGYNAGQRRVRRAPNLAYDTPIAAADGLRTADDTDMFNGAPDRYDWKLVGKKEIYIPYNNYKVSSPEVKYKELLQPGHLNPAFTRNELHRVWVVEGTLKSGARHIYSKRTLFLDEDSWQAAVVDQYDGRGELWRVSVAYLKNYYDLPTTWSALDVFHDLQARRYHVQNLDNEEPTTIDFTQATPDDGYFKPSALRRRGTR; this is encoded by the coding sequence ATGCTGAAAAAGCTTTCGCTGATTAGCGCCGCGGTTGCCCTGGCGCTCTCCGCCAGCAGCGCCCTGGCGTCCGTTTCGGCCCAGGACGCCGCCAAACTCGGCGCCAGCCTGACCCCCTTCGGTGCCGAGAAGGCCGGTAACGCCGCCGGCACCATCCCGGCCTGGACCGGTGGCATCACCCAGGCCCCTGCGGGCTACAAGTCCGGCCAGCACCATCCGGACCCGTTCCCGGAAGACAAGCCGCTGTTCACCATCACCAAGGCGAACCTGGACAAGTACAAGGCCAACCTGACCCCCGGTCAGATCGCCCTGTTCAACGCCTACCCGGACAGCTTCCAGATGCCGGTGTACCAGACCCGCCGCTCCGGCTCCGCGCCGCAGTGGGTGTATGACAACACCGTCAAGAACGCTACCACCGCCAAGCTGCTGGACGGTGGCAACGGCTTTTCCGACGCCTATGGCGGCATCCCGTTCCCGATCCCGCAGAACGGCGTCGAGGCCCTGTGGAACCACATCACCCGTTATCGCGGCAGCTACATCGTGCGCCGCGCCTCGGAAGTGGCCGTGCAGCGCAACGGCGATTACTCGCTGGTGACCTCGCAGCAGGAAGCCCGGTTCAAGTACTACAACCCGCAAGGTACTTACGCCGACCTGAACAACATCCTGTTCTACTACCTGTCCTTCACCAAGAGCCCGGCACGCCTGGCGGGCGGTGCCACCCTGGTCCACGAGACCCTCGACCAGGTGAAGGAGCCGCGTCAGGCCTGGGGCTACAACGCCGGCCAGCGTCGCGTGCGCCGTGCACCGAACCTTGCCTACGACACCCCGATCGCTGCCGCCGACGGCCTGCGTACCGCCGACGACACCGACATGTTCAACGGCGCTCCGGACCGCTACGACTGGAAGCTGGTGGGCAAGAAGGAAATCTACATCCCGTACAACAACTACAAGGTTTCCAGCCCTGAAGTTAAGTACAAGGAGCTGCTGCAGCCCGGCCACCTGAACCCGGCCTTTACCCGCAACGAACTGCACCGCGTGTGGGTCGTGGAAGGCACCCTGAAGTCCGGCGCCCGCCACATCTACTCCAAGCGCACCCTGTTCCTCGACGAGGACAGCTGGCAAGCCGCCGTGGTCGACCAGTACGACGGCCGTGGCGAACTGTGGCGCGTATCGGTGGCCTACCTGAAGAACTACTACGACCTGCCGACCACCTGGTCCGCACTCGACGTGTTCCACGACCTGCAGGCTCGCCGCTACCACGTGCAGAACCTGGACAACGAAGAGCCGACCACCATCGACTTCACCCAGGCCACGCCGGACGATGGCTACTTCAAGCCGTCCGCCCTGCGTCGTCGCGGTACTCGCTGA